TGTGTCAGGGAGAGCTGGGCTGCCGCAGCCATGGTGTTTCCATCATGCCACGGGAAGAAGGAAGGACGGGCGGACGGGGGCCCGGGGCGGGAAGGAGGCGGAGGGACAGGCCGTAGGCGAGGCCGGCGGCCGGGCGTCTCCCCGAACTTCGACAACTTCCCTCCTCAcgccgccccgccccgccccgccccgccgcCGCCCCGCCCCACAGGCCGCGGCGGCGCGCAAAGCCCGGCGCGGGTGTCTGGGGCGCGGAACCAGGCCCTGACCCCGGCCGCCCTGGAAAACCCGGTGCGGATGGCGCACCGGGCGGACTGGCGGCGGAGGCGGCCCCCACAGAGACCTGAGAAGTTGAGACAAAACGCCTACCTTTCTGGGCTGCTGTTCCTGAAAAGTGCGGGAAAATATACCCAGGTCCAGGTGGGTTGTGGGAACTACGAGAGTAATGGT
This DNA window, taken from Cricetulus griseus strain 17A/GY chromosome 2, alternate assembly CriGri-PICRH-1.0, whole genome shotgun sequence, encodes the following:
- the LOC103159787 gene encoding uncharacterized protein LOC103159787, whose translation is MVFPSCHGKKEGRADGGPGREGGGGTGRRRGRRPGVSPNFDNFPPHAAPPRPAPPPPRPTGRGGAQSPARVSGARNQALTPAALENPVRMAHRADWRRRRPPQRPEKLRQNAYLSGLLFLKSAGKYTQVQFVFSKNKDFHMSIEPPKIMIKFRKFKMVTMMHSLIVLPSFCQLGINLHIPGKRESLLKNCLHQTGLWVPALHSSPEFPL